A segment of the Octopus sinensis unplaced genomic scaffold, ASM634580v1 Contig00568, whole genome shotgun sequence genome:
ACGTATCGTAAAACAATGTCGCAACGTTTATTTTCCAGATGTCCTAGTTGGGGCTCCTTACGAAAATGATGGCATcggttgtatctatttatttaacagTGACGGAAAATTACTTAAGAAAACACCCTCACAAAGAATTGAAGgtactaaaataaataacaacatcagatcttTTGGAATATCTTTTTCCCGCACCGttgatattgataaaaatggataCCCAGGTAagaaatgtattattattgtgTAGGTTACATAGGTTAGAAATACGGCAAAGTTTTTTACTGCTTATGTCACTCTAGTTTTTTGTGTCACTACTAACTTACCCAAACATTACTAAAATATCTTGCCAACTTCTCGAAATACTCTTAAGATCAAATTGATGTCGACGCTGTTACCACAATGTAGGTTGAATTTGATCAGTCTCACTGATCTTAGTATATAACTCTTTAGAACATGGTCATAGATAACACGTTATTTACTACAGCTAACTGATATAATCAGCGAGAAAGGTGCAAATTTAGAAATGTAACATTGCACCGTTTATTATGCATTCTCCTTTAAGTTGGAATTGTGTTTGAGACATTCACAGCACAAATTTGTTTCAACTAGTTTCCTTGTCATTATAAGAAAATGCGTGGACTTGATATGGATGAACACGGCAGAAAATTTACTAACTTCAAGATGAAAACCTAATTACTATTTGCTTAAACACAAATTAAATGAATGGATAGAAAGTCTGAAATCCAATGAGCTTTTATTTATTGAATGTCTTTAAAATAAGAAAGCTTGGTGGGAGGACAGAACGGCAATAACAAGGTATGACACAAGGAAGTtcttgcaaatagaaaaaaaatagtaaGAAAGTATCTCGTAGTTTTCACTATGATacatcagataaaagaaaataatatcaacTATGTTTTACTCATATCATCGAAGAATAGGCTGAAGTATTAAAACTTGCAATCCACTTCTAAATCGCATGTAGAATGTAATAAGACAGTTAATGGGCTCTAATTTTCATAGACGTGCAAGTATGTTAGGTTTCAGAGATTTGGCCCCTCAGATCACCCGAACTAGTTATTGCTGTTGGAGCTTACCTTTCGGATCAAGCTGTCGTACTTCAAAGCCGGCCAGTCATCAAACTATTTCTATAGGATCTCGTTAGAACCAAGAACTGGGAGAGAAACCAGGCCACACTGAAACATTAAGAGCTGtatatttacttaaaatttttCAGTCAGGCACTGCAGAAGCCAAAACTTGCACATGTATTCACCAGTTCTTTCAGGCGTGAAACAGTTCCAGTTCTCTGGGAGTGTGTCATTTGTCATTCGCAAAAAGCAGACAagcctaaaagaaaaaaacataaatattgcaATTACCGTTCATGACTACGTACACTTAAACCTTTAAAGAAATTCCTAAAGGGCGGCGGTTGAATAACCACGAAGATAGCCATAATCTTCATACGAATTTTGTCGTGACCGACTTTACTCTTTTCATCCTACAATAGCTTAATAAAACAACTCAAACTTTTGAGTGTTTTGAAGCGATTGTACTCCACTTCTGCAATCATCATCAATAGCGATCTACAACCGtattaagtatttttatttaatagtGTGTTTACAATAAGCAAGCATGATATTCGATGTTTCTTTAAATCATAAGTACTAATTCTAACTCAACTTCAtattttttccagtaatttttatcatgttcaataatgtttacaagaaaaacttatttaaactaacttttctgtattttgccaCTCAAATCACCTGAACTAGATATTGCTGTTGGAGCTTACCTTTCGGATCGAGCTGTCATACTTCAAAGCCGGCCAGTCATCAAACCACATAAGAGTCTGGTAGTTACACCAAAAATACTGCAATCCTTTTTGGATCCGATTTGGCAGACAAATGGGGACATAATAGTAAATGTT
Coding sequences within it:
- the LOC115226940 gene encoding integrin alpha-4-like translates to MDKHNDVLVGAPYENDGIGCIYLFNSDGKLLKKTPSQRIEGTKINNNIRSFGISFSRTVDIDKNGYPDIAVGAYLSDRAVILQSRPVIKPHKSLVVTPKILQSFLDPIWQTNGDIIVNVTLYMFFSGGNYDLVMNTNLKVDIGEPARRKRVYLENNQKEYTSSEKIKTSFYGKVYQIYVKNKINSLKPIKFVLDYHLQNNGYGTWCNLCPLLKNGSLNATVSIFL